Proteins encoded within one genomic window of Geotalea daltonii FRC-32:
- a CDS encoding metal ABC transporter permease — translation MDLAEILSYGFLQRALVGGSLIAVLCSTLGIFLVLRRFSLIGDGLAHVTFGSVALALFLGFQSVLMTVAAIPVVLLASIGILKLTDKAKIYGDTAIGIVSSLGIAVGVMLASKAGGFNVDLFSYLFGNILSISMTELMLAAVLFLVVLISIFFFYNELFATTFDEDLARSAGIQTSRINMVLVLLTALTVVLAMKVVGIMLISALLILPAVSALQLARSFKGAIFSSALIGMGTVMISICLSLVLNLPAGATIVLFNFVIFAASFCFRLLRRR, via the coding sequence ATGGATCTGGCGGAAATACTCAGCTATGGATTTTTGCAGCGTGCCCTGGTCGGGGGGTCGCTGATTGCCGTACTCTGCTCTACTTTGGGAATCTTTCTCGTCCTGCGTCGTTTTTCCCTTATCGGTGACGGGCTTGCCCATGTGACCTTCGGCAGCGTCGCCCTGGCGCTATTTCTGGGGTTCCAGTCAGTTTTGATGACCGTGGCTGCCATCCCGGTGGTGCTCCTTGCCTCCATCGGGATATTGAAGCTGACCGACAAGGCGAAAATCTACGGTGATACTGCCATCGGCATCGTCTCCTCCCTGGGCATCGCCGTCGGTGTAATGCTGGCGAGCAAAGCTGGCGGCTTCAATGTTGATCTTTTCAGCTACCTGTTCGGCAATATCCTTTCCATCAGTATGACCGAGCTTATGCTTGCCGCAGTGTTGTTCCTGGTGGTCCTCATATCCATCTTTTTCTTTTACAACGAACTTTTTGCCACCACTTTCGATGAAGACCTGGCCAGGAGTGCCGGCATACAGACCAGCCGCATCAATATGGTCCTGGTGCTTTTGACTGCCCTGACCGTGGTGTTGGCCATGAAAGTGGTAGGAATCATGCTCATCTCCGCACTCCTCATCCTGCCCGCCGTATCCGCCCTGCAACTGGCACGCAGTTTCAAGGGGGCAATATTCTCTTCAGCCCTGATAGGCATGGGTACGGTCATGATCAGCATCTGTCTCTCCCTTGTCCTCAATCTCCCCGCCGGTGCCACCATCGTCCTCTTCAACTTCGTCATCTTTGCTGCCTCGTTCTGCTTCAGATTGCTCCGCCGGCGCTAG
- a CDS encoding Fur family transcriptional regulator produces MSDKFNQDLKELKLKVTPKRLAILSLLAEELSYASPEEVWRKLQKNFDSIGLPTVYRNLEELANGGLITKVIHPNRQLYYYFCPNGHHHHHFVCLSCRKVEDINFCGMEEIEKKVSGTVLSHIVQVNGLCRECSESQGGAI; encoded by the coding sequence TGTCCGACAAATTTAATCAGGACCTGAAAGAGCTGAAGCTGAAGGTAACACCGAAAAGGCTGGCGATCCTCTCCCTGCTGGCTGAGGAATTATCCTATGCAAGCCCGGAAGAGGTCTGGCGCAAGCTGCAAAAGAATTTCGACAGCATCGGCTTGCCAACCGTCTATCGCAATCTGGAAGAACTGGCCAATGGCGGTCTCATCACCAAGGTCATTCATCCAAACAGGCAACTCTATTACTATTTCTGCCCCAACGGCCACCATCACCACCACTTCGTCTGTCTTTCCTGTCGCAAGGTGGAGGATATCAATTTCTGCGGTATGGAAGAGATCGAAAAGAAGGTCAGCGGTACCGTCCTCTCCCATATCGTCCAGGTAAACGGCCTCTGCCGCGAATGTTCGGAAAGCCAGGGAGGAGCCATATGA
- a CDS encoding diguanylate cyclase domain-containing protein, producing the protein MAAKNSVSILYMEDDAGLARLLQRNLQRLGYVVDVVDNGEKGLAMLEGGGYDLVLLDYHMPVCGGMEVLRAMTARGLPPVIMVTGNGNEKIAVEALKLGANDYVVKDVEMGYLELLPMIIEQVLEKEQLVREREQMLHAVRESEERYRKLVELSPDGIAIHQHGKLVFINPNGLEILGAREEQELLGKDLAGIIQPAFRDRHLPGLGLLVEEQEDFPVIEEKFLRLDQTEVDVEVTTLPFTFNNEPAFQLIFRDISERKQAYDRLQYMANFDPLTSLPNRILFFDRLGQTVSHARRYNQMFALLYVDLDRFKPVNDNLGHDVGDMLLREVAGRMTGCIRDADTVARMGGDEFCIILSKIAGKGDAETVAGKIIAALDVDFCLRGHQCSIGASIGISIFPADSDDPQLLLKMADMAMYNAKENGRNRFCLFADQSLMVDQ; encoded by the coding sequence GTGGCGGCCAAAAACTCAGTGAGCATTCTCTATATGGAAGATGATGCGGGTCTGGCTCGGCTTTTACAGCGAAACCTGCAGCGGCTCGGCTATGTGGTGGACGTTGTCGACAATGGCGAGAAGGGTCTGGCGATGCTTGAAGGTGGAGGATACGACCTGGTGCTCCTGGATTACCATATGCCGGTCTGCGGGGGGATGGAGGTCTTAAGGGCCATGACCGCCAGAGGACTGCCGCCGGTGATAATGGTAACCGGCAATGGCAACGAAAAGATTGCGGTGGAGGCGTTGAAGCTGGGGGCCAACGATTACGTGGTTAAAGATGTGGAAATGGGTTACCTGGAGCTGTTGCCCATGATCATTGAGCAGGTGCTGGAGAAGGAGCAGCTGGTCCGGGAGCGTGAACAGATGCTCCATGCCGTCAGGGAGAGCGAAGAGCGATACCGGAAGCTGGTGGAGCTTTCTCCGGACGGCATCGCCATTCATCAGCATGGGAAACTGGTCTTCATCAACCCCAATGGGCTGGAAATACTGGGGGCAAGGGAAGAACAAGAGCTTCTCGGAAAGGACTTGGCTGGAATTATCCAGCCGGCCTTCCGCGACCGGCATCTTCCTGGGCTGGGACTGCTGGTGGAGGAGCAGGAGGACTTCCCTGTAATTGAAGAGAAATTTCTGCGTCTCGACCAGACCGAGGTGGATGTGGAGGTGACAACGCTTCCTTTCACTTTCAATAACGAGCCGGCCTTTCAACTGATATTCCGCGATATCAGCGAACGGAAACAGGCCTATGACCGCCTCCAGTACATGGCCAATTTCGACCCTCTCACTTCTCTTCCCAACCGGATCCTCTTCTTTGACCGCCTTGGCCAGACTGTCTCCCATGCCAGGCGATACAACCAGATGTTTGCCCTCCTTTATGTGGATCTGGATCGTTTCAAACCCGTTAATGATAACCTGGGACACGACGTGGGGGATATGCTGCTCCGGGAAGTGGCCGGCAGAATGACCGGTTGCATACGTGATGCGGATACGGTGGCGCGCATGGGTGGGGATGAGTTTTGCATAATCCTGTCGAAAATCGCCGGGAAGGGTGATGCAGAAACAGTGGCAGGAAAAATCATCGCCGCCCTCGATGTTGATTTCTGTTTGCGTGGGCACCAATGTTCGATAGGGGCCAGTATTGGTATCAGTATCTTCCCTGCGGACAGCGATGATCCGCAGTTGCTGCTGAAGATGGCGGACATGGCCATGTACAATGCCAAGGAAAACGGGCGCAACAGGTTCTGCCTTTTTGCCGATCAATCCCTGATGGTGGACCAATGA
- a CDS encoding metal ABC transporter ATP-binding protein has translation MSIEALSVKGLCSGYQGADVLQDLTFAVHSGDYVGVVGPNGSGKSTLVKSILGLIKPERGAISLFGTPFAQFRDWNRIGYLPQGLQFFNPNFPATVAEVVRLGRLAAKSFPRRFDRNDAAAVAKTLQWMDIAHIRDKMIGELSGGLRQRVLLARALVNEPELLVLDEPTTALDPETREHFYQLLADMNRERNTTVILITHDTGTIGRYATKLLYLDKRVIFYGGFDEFCKSAEMTGFFGEKAQHVVCHRH, from the coding sequence ATGTCCATAGAAGCGCTTTCCGTGAAAGGTCTCTGCTCGGGCTATCAGGGGGCCGATGTACTGCAGGATCTGACCTTTGCCGTTCACTCCGGTGATTACGTGGGGGTGGTCGGTCCCAACGGGTCGGGCAAAAGCACCTTGGTCAAATCGATCCTCGGCCTGATCAAGCCTGAGAGGGGAGCCATATCCCTGTTCGGCACCCCTTTTGCCCAGTTTCGCGATTGGAATCGCATCGGCTATCTGCCCCAAGGGTTGCAGTTCTTTAATCCAAACTTCCCTGCCACTGTTGCGGAGGTGGTTCGTCTGGGCCGTCTTGCCGCAAAGAGTTTTCCCCGGCGCTTTGACAGAAATGATGCGGCAGCGGTGGCAAAGACGCTGCAGTGGATGGATATCGCACACATCAGGGACAAGATGATCGGCGAGCTTTCGGGGGGGCTCAGGCAACGGGTTCTGCTGGCACGGGCGCTGGTCAATGAGCCTGAGCTGTTGGTTCTGGACGAACCGACTACGGCACTTGACCCGGAAACCAGGGAGCATTTTTACCAGTTGCTCGCCGATATGAACCGGGAGCGAAACACCACCGTCATCCTCATCACCCACGATACCGGCACCATCGGCCGCTATGCGACAAAGCTGCTCTATCTGGACAAGCGGGTGATATTTTACGGTGGTTTTGACGAGTTCTGCAAATCGGCGGAAATGACAGGTTTTTTCGGCGAAAAGGCCCAGCATGTGGTCTGCCATCGGCACTGA
- a CDS encoding metal ABC transporter solute-binding protein, Zn/Mn family has product MKKFLFLFMLLLVPALLSCEKREQHNSGKLKVVTTLFPLFDFARQIGGDKIDVTLLLPPGMEPHSFEPKPDDIIRVSRADIFIFTNRYMEPWAAQIAEAAAQKGLTVDASRGVNLYKAGEEKAEEDGHGHRAGRVDPHVWLDFDNDRIMVDNILAAFVAKDPANRQYYTANAVAYKAKLADLDGRFKVGLSRCATRDFLHGGHFAFGYMARRYNLHYQSAYALNAEAEPTAGKLTSLIRQMRSSGLKYIYTEELLNPRVAETIARETGAQLLRLHGAHNIGKADFDRGVTFISLMEENLKNLRTGLQCP; this is encoded by the coding sequence ATGAAAAAATTTCTTTTCCTGTTCATGCTCCTGCTTGTGCCGGCACTTCTTTCCTGCGAAAAAAGGGAGCAGCACAATTCGGGTAAGCTGAAAGTGGTAACGACGCTTTTCCCCCTCTTCGACTTTGCCAGGCAGATCGGCGGTGACAAAATCGATGTGACTCTGTTGTTGCCCCCCGGCATGGAACCCCACAGCTTCGAGCCGAAACCGGACGATATTATCCGTGTCAGCCGGGCCGATATCTTCATCTTCACCAACAGGTACATGGAGCCCTGGGCGGCGCAAATAGCCGAAGCTGCGGCTCAAAAGGGGCTGACGGTGGATGCCAGCCGGGGAGTGAACCTGTACAAGGCGGGGGAAGAAAAGGCTGAGGAGGATGGGCATGGTCATCGCGCCGGGAGGGTGGATCCCCACGTCTGGCTTGATTTTGACAATGATCGGATCATGGTCGACAACATTCTTGCTGCTTTTGTGGCAAAGGATCCGGCAAACCGCCAGTATTACACGGCCAACGCGGTTGCCTACAAGGCAAAGCTGGCCGATCTGGACGGGCGATTCAAGGTTGGCCTGTCCCGGTGCGCGACCAGGGATTTCCTCCACGGGGGACATTTTGCTTTTGGTTACATGGCTCGTCGCTATAACCTCCACTACCAATCAGCCTATGCCCTGAATGCTGAGGCCGAGCCGACCGCCGGCAAGCTCACCTCCCTTATCAGGCAGATGCGAAGCAGCGGGCTCAAGTATATTTATACCGAGGAGCTGCTCAATCCCCGCGTTGCCGAGACCATTGCCCGGGAAACAGGAGCACAGCTGCTCAGACTGCACGGCGCCCACAATATCGGCAAGGCGGACTTTGACCGGGGAGTAACCTTCATCTCCCTTATGGAAGAAAATCTCAAGAACCTGAGGACGGGGCTACAATGTCCATAG
- a CDS encoding response regulator — protein sequence MSSHQSVTILLVEDDAGHARLIEKNLRRAGVANEIIHLDNGQKAIDFLFNEGEFTGHENRVPFLILLDLNMPVLDGYQVLSRIKANERTRNIPVVMLTTTENPREISRCYSLGCNIYVTKPVDYDSFSQAIRNLGLFLSIVKVPDDL from the coding sequence ATGTCCAGTCATCAAAGCGTAACCATCCTTCTGGTGGAGGATGACGCGGGCCATGCACGGCTTATCGAAAAGAACCTGCGCCGCGCAGGAGTGGCCAACGAAATAATACATCTGGATAATGGCCAGAAAGCGATTGATTTTCTGTTCAATGAGGGAGAGTTCACCGGTCATGAAAACAGGGTGCCGTTTCTGATCCTTCTCGACCTGAACATGCCGGTGCTGGATGGCTATCAGGTGCTGAGCAGAATCAAGGCAAATGAGCGCACCCGAAACATTCCGGTGGTCATGCTCACCACCACCGAAAATCCCCGGGAAATCAGCCGATGTTACAGTCTGGGGTGCAATATCTATGTAACCAAGCCGGTTGACTACGACAGCTTTTCACAAGCCATCCGCAATCTGGGGCTGTTTCTCTCCATCGTCAAGGTTCCCGACGACCTGTGA